One genomic window of Pseudomonas chlororaphis subsp. piscium includes the following:
- a CDS encoding mannose-1-phosphate guanylyltransferase/mannose-6-phosphate isomerase, translated as MSAFSGLIPCIISGGSGSRLWPVSRQNMPKPFIRMRDGQSLLQKTFVRASNLPDVSCVVTVTNRDLLFRSLDEYRNVNQGKLGLDLLLEPFGRNTAVAIAVAALHVREYWGDEAQLLILPADHLILDQDAFATAVGKARSLAEAGYLATFGIQPDKPETGFGYIEQGPALQEGFLVARFVEKPNLVTAQAYVDSGDYLWNAGMFCFRADTLLQELTLHAPEVLSAAQACLEQGMTLDNKHCRQRELDADSLARAPDVSIDVALMERSERVAVVPCDLGWSDIGSWDALRQLTPSDAAGNQVNGEAILHDVSNCYIDSPKRVLGAVGVSDLIIVDTPDALLVADASRTQDVRHIVTELKRLGHSAYSLHRTVTRPWGTYTVLEESSRFKIKRIMVKPKESLSLQMHHHRSEHWIVVSGAALITNGDLEVLLNSNESTYIPAGHKHRLSNPGIIDLVMIEVQSGEYLGEDDIVRFEDVYGRAPVQVKP; from the coding sequence ATGAGCGCATTCTCTGGATTGATCCCTTGCATTATTTCCGGCGGCTCCGGCTCGCGCCTGTGGCCTGTCTCTCGGCAGAACATGCCCAAGCCATTCATACGCATGCGCGATGGACAGAGCCTGCTGCAAAAAACCTTCGTCCGCGCCAGCAATCTGCCGGACGTCAGCTGCGTGGTCACGGTGACCAACCGCGACCTGCTGTTCCGCTCGCTGGACGAATACCGCAACGTCAATCAGGGCAAGCTGGGCCTCGACCTGCTGCTCGAGCCGTTCGGCCGCAATACCGCCGTGGCCATCGCCGTGGCGGCCCTGCATGTTCGCGAGTACTGGGGCGACGAGGCGCAGCTGCTGATCCTTCCGGCCGACCACCTGATCCTCGACCAGGATGCCTTCGCCACAGCCGTGGGCAAGGCGCGCAGCCTCGCCGAAGCAGGTTATCTGGCGACCTTCGGCATTCAGCCCGACAAACCCGAGACCGGTTTCGGCTACATCGAACAGGGCCCGGCGCTGCAGGAGGGTTTCCTGGTCGCGCGCTTCGTCGAAAAACCCAACCTGGTCACCGCCCAGGCCTACGTCGACAGTGGCGACTACCTGTGGAACGCCGGGATGTTCTGCTTCCGTGCCGATACCCTGCTGCAAGAACTGACCCTGCACGCTCCCGAGGTGCTGAGCGCCGCCCAGGCCTGCCTGGAACAAGGCATGACCCTGGACAACAAACACTGCCGCCAGCGTGAGCTCGACGCCGACAGCCTGGCCCGTGCCCCGGACGTTTCGATCGACGTGGCCCTGATGGAGCGCTCCGAGCGGGTCGCCGTGGTGCCCTGTGACCTGGGCTGGAGCGACATCGGTTCCTGGGATGCGCTGCGCCAGTTGACCCCGAGCGACGCCGCCGGCAACCAGGTCAACGGCGAAGCCATCCTGCATGACGTGAGCAACTGCTATATCGACTCGCCCAAGCGTGTACTGGGCGCCGTTGGCGTCAGCGACCTGATCATTGTCGACACCCCGGACGCGCTGCTGGTGGCCGATGCCTCGCGGACCCAGGACGTGCGCCATATCGTCACCGAACTCAAGCGCCTGGGCCACAGCGCCTACAGCCTGCACCGCACGGTCACCCGGCCGTGGGGGACCTACACCGTGCTGGAAGAAAGCAGCCGCTTCAAGATCAAGCGCATCATGGTCAAGCCCAAGGAGTCGCTGTCGCTGCAGATGCACCATCACCGCAGCGAGCACTGGATCGTGGTCAGCGGTGCGGCCCTGATCACCAATGGCGACCTGGAGGTCCTGCTCAACAGCAACGAATCCACCTATATCCCCGCCGGTCATAAACACCGCCTGAGCAACCCCGGGATCATCGACCTGGTGATGATCGAAGTGCAAAGCGGCGAGTACCTGGGCGAAGACGACATCGTGCGCTTCGAAGACGTCTACGGCCGCGCCCCGGTGCAGGTCAAACCATGA
- a CDS encoding polysaccharide biosynthesis/export family protein: protein MMTINRPSRLCLLSILTASLWLGGCSTPAHVALPDGDTLKARHEAALTLADLPPAQVLIQSGDTLRIVRDAQEPASSDDMTMFVVRPDGFISMPNIGRIKAALLTPEDLGKEITKRYTRVYREPEVTVNIAIAPSNRVFIGGAVANPSFFNLAGTVSVEQALLSSGGVLPSADSSNIALLRTGPDGKYKMYFVDLSNMLSNPNHPLVALQRGDLIYVPQSTIGSTVEAVDMYFTKLFPINKGIGVGFNYDLNTQDVKNSGNTINNFTSSSTGTGTGQ from the coding sequence ATGATGACTATTAACCGACCTTCCCGGCTTTGTCTGTTGAGCATCCTGACCGCCTCCCTGTGGCTGGGCGGCTGTTCGACTCCCGCGCATGTCGCGCTCCCCGACGGCGATACCCTCAAGGCCCGCCATGAGGCGGCACTGACCCTGGCCGACCTGCCACCCGCCCAGGTGCTGATCCAGAGCGGCGACACCCTGCGCATCGTGCGCGATGCCCAGGAGCCGGCCAGCTCCGACGACATGACGATGTTCGTGGTGCGACCGGACGGTTTCATCTCGATGCCCAACATCGGCCGGATCAAGGCCGCGCTGCTGACCCCGGAAGACCTGGGCAAGGAAATCACCAAACGCTACACACGTGTCTACCGCGAGCCCGAAGTGACCGTGAACATCGCCATTGCCCCGAGCAACCGGGTGTTCATCGGCGGCGCGGTGGCCAACCCGTCGTTCTTCAACCTGGCCGGAACCGTGTCGGTGGAACAGGCCCTGCTCAGCTCCGGTGGCGTGCTGCCCTCGGCCGACAGCTCCAACATCGCCCTGCTCAGGACCGGCCCCGACGGCAAGTACAAGATGTACTTCGTCGACCTCAGCAACATGCTCAGCAACCCCAATCATCCGCTGGTCGCCCTGCAGCGCGGCGACCTGATCTACGTGCCGCAATCGACCATCGGCAGCACGGTGGAAGCGGTGGACATGTACTTCACCAAGCTGTTCCCGATCAACAAGGGGATTGGTGTCGGCTTCAACTATGACCTCAACACCCAGGACGTGAAAAACAGCGGTAACACCATCAACAACTTCACCAGCAGTTCCACCGGTACCGGGACGGGGCAGTAA
- a CDS encoding glycosyltransferase family 2 protein: protein MKVALIIPTRNAGAHLDRLLPALTAQTLQPDTVLVVDSSSTDDTVSRFRQFGARVEVIAAQQFNHGGTRRWASEQVDADALILLTQDAIPATPQTFANLIQELEEDPRIGLAYGRQLPHPGAGILEAQSRHFNYSPQSRSKSLADAEELGIKTCFSSDSFSVYRRSALQAVGGFPEDVIGSEDAHVAARMLLNGYLVRYAASACVQHSHSYSLMQEFRRYFDIGVFYGREPWIREAFGTAGGEGKRYVQAELRALRDAGQLQRVPEVLLRSALKLLGYRLGHAEQHLPTPLKRRLSMFSNYWT from the coding sequence ATGAAGGTGGCGCTGATCATTCCCACCCGCAACGCCGGAGCGCACCTCGATCGGTTGCTCCCGGCGCTGACCGCCCAGACGCTGCAACCGGACACCGTGCTGGTGGTCGACAGCAGCTCGACGGACGACACCGTCAGCCGCTTCCGGCAGTTCGGTGCCCGGGTGGAGGTCATCGCCGCCCAGCAGTTCAACCATGGCGGCACCCGGCGCTGGGCGAGCGAACAGGTGGATGCCGACGCGCTGATCCTGCTGACCCAGGATGCGATTCCGGCCACGCCCCAGACCTTCGCCAACCTGATCCAGGAGCTGGAGGAGGATCCACGGATCGGCCTCGCCTACGGTCGTCAGCTGCCGCACCCCGGGGCCGGGATTCTCGAGGCGCAGTCGCGCCACTTCAACTACAGCCCGCAGAGCCGCAGCAAAAGCCTGGCCGACGCCGAGGAGCTGGGGATCAAGACCTGCTTCAGTTCGGACTCGTTTTCCGTCTACCGGCGCAGCGCCCTGCAAGCGGTGGGCGGCTTTCCCGAGGATGTGATCGGCAGCGAGGACGCCCACGTCGCCGCGCGCATGCTGCTCAACGGTTATCTGGTGCGCTATGCCGCCAGTGCGTGCGTGCAGCATTCCCACAGCTACAGTCTGATGCAGGAGTTCCGCCGTTATTTCGATATCGGCGTGTTTTATGGCCGCGAGCCCTGGATCCGCGAAGCCTTCGGCACCGCGGGCGGAGAAGGCAAACGTTACGTCCAGGCCGAGTTGCGCGCCTTGCGTGACGCCGGCCAGTTGCAACGCGTACCGGAAGTACTGCTGCGCAGCGCGCTGAAGCTGCTGGGCTATCGCCTCGGCCACGCCGAACAGCATCTGCCGACACCGCTCAAGCGTCGCTTGAGCATGTTCTCAAACTACTGGACCTGA